The following DNA comes from Brassica oleracea var. oleracea cultivar TO1000 chromosome C5, BOL, whole genome shotgun sequence.
CGGCCGCCTCTTCCCTAACCACACAACAATCAAGTTTCAGATCAATAAACAGAACTCATCAACACATCAACGAATCCAATAAAGTAAGAAACTTTACATTACCTGTGAAGAACTGCGGAAACTTAACAGGCAAAATCACAGCTTCCTGCAACGCTTGCTTAGCACTCTCAAGCCCCGCAACATCAGACCACTTCACATTAGGCTTCTCCCTCACGATCGCAGAGTCCAACCCAGCTCGTAGCTTCGACTGCTCCTTATCCTCCCCATCTCCGTTGTCTTTCCCTTTACTCTTCGCCTTCGTAGCAACAGCTGCGTCCCCGTTAGACCCAGGACCCGACCCGCCTTCGTCCAAAACAGCTCGGATCTCCTCTGCTCGGCGGAGATACTCGGTGAACTTTTGTGTGATCGCTTCTCTGATCTTGGGGTTCTTCTCGTACTTGAGATGGGTCTTGAAGTACTCGAGCGCGTTCATGTACAAAGGGAAGGCCTTGTTGTAGTTCCCGGCGTTGTCTTCTTGAACCGCTTGCTTCACGTACTCGATCGCTTGCTCCTTGAAATTGCTATACATGTCTTTTATTTTTTTTTTTTTTTTAAGGGTTTTGCGGAGAAAATAATCGATAATTGAAATTCGTTTGTTGAATTAAAATTGAGATGATTTGAGGAAGCCCTAGAAGCGTGGATGATTCATGATCGGAAAAGTATTAAAGGAAAGGAGAATGATTAGAGGAAAGATGAGGAAGGAACAAGGCGACTTTGACGTCGGAGAAAACAGCTGAGTGTTTGTGTGTATAAAGCGAAAACGTCAAGGTGTAGGATGTTTACCAGCTGTTTTGATGAATGACAAGAGAAATACCCGCCGTTTTTATAAGCACGCATTGGCCAAAAGCCCACAAACAAAAAAGGCCTTTTGGAGACTACATGAAGATCAAATCAAACCCGGCCCTTTCCTTATTTGTTTTTATAAAATAGTATTTTATAACAAGTTGAGAAAATTATTATATCCAGCCGATAGTTTTATTTTATGACTATTTTAAAATTATTTTGAGTTATTTTATAAAAAAAAATTATCTGATGATTTTATTTTTACCAAATCAAGATTTTTCGATATATATATCATTGTCACTAAATATATCCTGATGTTATAACAGATGCTTCTTAATAAAAATTAGCTGGAAAAAAATATAACTATCACTGTTAATAAATTGTTTTATCAAAAATTAAATCCTAAATTTGTGTTTGAAAATAGTAATGAGACATCAATCAAAATATCTGCCTAAAAAAGCTTCTATAATTTGATCTTTCGTTTTCAGCTAATTTCCAAAAAAAAAGCTATGCAATAAAAGAAGTTTATTAATGAAAAGAATTAACAACCAACCCACCCACACACACACTCTTTATCTCTCTACTCTAGCTACAAAGCGTAAAGGGGGAACACAACATGGGGGGGTGCTACGTCATCTACCAGAAAAAGAAAAGATTTATTTAATGTTTACTAGAATCGTCGACGGATCTAATAGCCTCCTTCTCCAGATCTCCATTTTAGGGGTTGCCAAATCTCTGTCACACTCACACCTTCCCCTTACTTCATTAAAAAAGCAACAATGTCGCCTCCCTCTCGTTGACTTCACCTCCAGATTCTTCCCAATGGACTCCTCGTCAAGCTCACTAGTCACCATTACAGATTCGATTTAACATCTAGAGATCCAGATGAAACGATCCGTCCGACCTCTCTTCAGCGCCGTCCTCTTCTGCTTCCTCGCCGCGACGCTCATCTGCAGAGTCGCCATTCGGCGGAGAAGCTTCTCCTTCAGCTCGGCGATAGCCGAGCTCGGCAGCACCTCCGGATTCATGACGGCGGAGGAGGTCGCGTTCAACGAGACGCTGCTCGAGTTCGCCGCCGTCGATCCCGGCGAGCCGAAGTTCAACCAGGAGGTGGATCTGATCTCCGATTACGACAACACGCGGAGAAGCCACCGCCGCTACTTCAGCTCCATGGCGACGCCGATCGGAGGAAGGAGGAGCAGAAGATACGTTCCGTCCAAGTTTCCGGTAACGAATCTTCGCTCCTCCCTTCAGGTCTCTCGTTACTGGTCAGAGTTCAAGAGGAACCTAAGGCTCTGGACTCGCACCAAAAAGGCTTACGAGCCTCGCATCATACTAGATTTGATTAGACTTATCAAGAATCCGATCGATTCTCGCCAAAACGGCGCCGTTTCCGTTTCTAGATACTCGTCTTGTGCGGTTGTTGGTAACAGCGGCACGTTGCTGACTAGCCAATACGGTGACGTCATCGATAAACACGAGATAGTGATTCGTCTCAACAACGCCAAAACGCAGAGTTTCGAGAAAAAGGTGGGATCGAAAACGAGCGTATCGTTCATAAACAGTAACATTCTCCACCAATGCGCGAGGAGAGAGCGTTGCCATTGCCATCCTTATGGAGATTCGGTACCTATAGTAATGTACATTTGCCAGCCGATTCATGTGTTGGACTACACCGTTTGCAAGCCCTCTCACAAAGCTCCTCTGGTCATCACTGACCCGAGATTCGACGTCCTGTGCGCTAGGATCGTGAAGTATTACTCCGTCAAGAAGTTCTTGGAAGAGAATAGAGCCGAAGGGTTTGGAGATTGGAGTAAAGGTCACGAAGGGTCTTTGTTTCACTACTCGTCGGGTATGCAGGCGGTGATGCTTGCGGTGGGGGTTTGTGAGAGAGTTAGCCTTTTCGGGTTTGGGAAGTTGAATTTGACCAAGCATCATTACCATACGAATCAGAAAGCAGAGCTGAAGCTTCATGACTATGAAGCGGAGTACAGATTGTATCACGACCTGGAGAACAATCCCAGGGCGGTTCCGTTCTTGCCGAAAGCGTTCAAGATCCCTTCGGTAAAAGTTTACCATTGAGTATATTGTCAGAAAAGAAGTTTTGTCAGAAAAGTTTGTTTCTTCAAGCGAAGAAAGCTTCTGCTCTGCTCTGTCATTTTGTGTAAGTACCAAAGATTTTGCTTTAGATCAGGCAGTTGCGAGCAAAGGGTGAGAGTGTTTTATACAATTTCGATTTGTCATGTCATGTCACACATATTTGATGAAAATGTATGGTAAATTTAGACGATATTCTTACATGATGTCAATCTAAAGCCGAAGGCAAAGTTGAGATCGTTCTGATGATGTGTTCTCTTACATTTTATAACGTTCGATTAGAATAAGATTTGAAAGCACGTCTATGTAATGAAAAGAGAGATTACAATATTTAGAAAGTCTCAAAGGAGGATTATCGTACAATAATGAAGTGAAGCACAACAATTTTCTCTTCTAAATACAAATGCATGAATGAGAGAAACAGAAAATTCACGTGCTTCACAAGATAACCACCCTTGATAAAAAAAAAAAAAAAAAGGAAATCCTAATTAAGACTGAAACAAAGTACAAGCTTATTACTAATCACTTAGATAAGCAGGGGTTTTACGCAAGCAACCAAATGCTCCCCGACAAATACATCCCTTGGAGAAAGAGAAGTTTTTGTTAGTGAGCATTATTTAAATTAACCTCTTCTTAAGGTTTAAATTTTAGTCGCAAAACACCCTAACATGCATGGTAATAGAACTAAAACACACCAAATACTTAAAACGCTCAAGACCTCAGATTTTACAAGTGTTAGGTAGACAGTGTGGGGTTCTATGTAGACTCACCGTAAATATATCCCAATAAGAAGATCTAAATTTTAAAATGTTGCTTCGGT
Coding sequences within:
- the LOC106296041 gene encoding alpha-N-acetylgalactosaminide alpha-2,6-sialyltransferase 2, with product MKRSVRPLFSAVLFCFLAATLICRVAIRRRSFSFSSAIAELGSTSGFMTAEEVAFNETLLEFAAVDPGEPKFNQEVDLISDYDNTRRSHRRYFSSMATPIGGRRSRRYVPSKFPVTNLRSSLQVSRYWSEFKRNLRLWTRTKKAYEPRIILDLIRLIKNPIDSRQNGAVSVSRYSSCAVVGNSGTLLTSQYGDVIDKHEIVIRLNNAKTQSFEKKVGSKTSVSFINSNILHQCARRERCHCHPYGDSVPIVMYICQPIHVLDYTVCKPSHKAPLVITDPRFDVLCARIVKYYSVKKFLEENRAEGFGDWSKGHEGSLFHYSSGMQAVMLAVGVCERVSLFGFGKLNLTKHHYHTNQKAELKLHDYEAEYRLYHDLENNPRAVPFLPKAFKIPSVKVYH